In Geobacter anodireducens, a genomic segment contains:
- a CDS encoding integrase: MSATISPATGKAYGVQRVCRAWEMPRSSFYSRQGRKTLPSVLLKRGPKTPLTDDEVLALIRTDLETSPFIGEGHRKVWGRLRFVKGIKVGRKRVLRLMRENNLLSPHRVVQGQTKKHDGKIITAAPNVMWGTDGTRIFTLEEGWCWLFSAVEHWNAECVGWHVTKNGDRFAALQPLFMGIKARFGSVGAAAARGLVLRMDHGSQYLSEHFQNQIKFWGIAPSFSFVAEPQTNGVTERFNRTLKEQVIYGRHYRTIEEVRTAVADFMDRYNRLWLVEKLGFRSPRQAFEEYQVKKAA, translated from the coding sequence ATGAGCGCTACGATCTCCCCTGCCACCGGTAAAGCCTACGGCGTTCAGCGCGTCTGCCGTGCCTGGGAAATGCCCCGCTCGTCGTTCTATAGCCGCCAAGGCAGAAAAACCCTGCCATCGGTATTGCTCAAGCGTGGCCCGAAAACACCGCTCACTGACGACGAGGTACTTGCTCTTATCCGAACCGATCTGGAGACATCCCCCTTTATCGGCGAGGGGCACCGTAAGGTCTGGGGACGCCTACGCTTCGTCAAAGGGATCAAAGTCGGCCGCAAGCGGGTGCTGCGTCTCATGCGGGAGAACAACCTGCTCTCTCCTCACCGGGTTGTTCAGGGACAGACCAAGAAGCACGACGGCAAGATCATCACGGCGGCTCCCAACGTCATGTGGGGTACCGATGGCACCAGGATCTTCACCCTGGAAGAAGGGTGGTGCTGGTTGTTTAGCGCCGTGGAGCACTGGAACGCCGAGTGCGTCGGTTGGCATGTGACCAAGAATGGCGATCGGTTTGCCGCATTGCAGCCGCTCTTCATGGGAATCAAGGCCCGTTTCGGCTCAGTCGGAGCTGCTGCTGCCCGTGGGCTGGTACTGAGGATGGATCACGGCAGCCAATACCTTTCGGAACATTTCCAGAACCAGATCAAGTTCTGGGGAATCGCCCCAAGTTTCTCGTTTGTTGCCGAACCGCAGACCAACGGGGTGACGGAACGGTTCAATCGGACTCTCAAAGAACAGGTCATCTATGGCCGCCACTACCGCACAATTGAAGAAGTAAGGACGGCAGTAGCTGACTTCATGGATCGTTACAACCGGCTGTGGCTGGTTGAAAAACTCGGTTTCAGAAGCCCACGACAAGCTTTCGAGGAGTATCAAGTCAAGAAGGCTGCGTGA
- a CDS encoding sulfate transporter has protein sequence MFKHILVPTDGSPLSQEAVNRAVSFAREIGSRITFFCAVQPAPKMYYGTGAIFDTHTFATFREKMLGTANDILDAAGKIAEEAGVEYGKVTLVSEEPYNAIIEAASRNQCDLIFMASHGRRGVSGFLLGSETQKVLAYSTIPVLVHRSDRSL, from the coding sequence ATGTTCAAGCACATCCTTGTTCCAACCGACGGTTCGCCGCTCTCCCAGGAGGCAGTCAACCGCGCCGTCTCATTCGCCAGGGAAATCGGATCGCGCATAACCTTTTTCTGTGCCGTACAACCGGCTCCCAAGATGTACTACGGTACGGGCGCCATCTTCGATACGCATACCTTCGCCACGTTTCGCGAAAAGATGCTCGGCACCGCCAATGACATTCTGGATGCAGCCGGAAAGATCGCCGAGGAGGCGGGAGTTGAGTACGGCAAGGTGACACTGGTTAGTGAAGAACCCTACAACGCCATCATCGAAGCGGCCAGTCGGAACCAATGTGATCTGATTTTCATGGCGTCACACGGGCGCCGCGGCGTCAGCGGATTTTTGCTCGGCAGCGAGACGCAAAAGGTGCTTGCGTACTCGACAATTCCAGTTCTGGTGCACAGGTCAGACAGGTCACTCTAG
- the emrB gene encoding multidrug resistance protein B (multidrug MFS transporte; with EmrA is involved in resistance to hydrophobic antibiotics such as nalidixic acid), giving the protein MSQASPSTTAAENDAPLSGGMLWLAAIILAAANFIAVLNMTIANVAVPNIAGSLGATVSQGTWVITSYAVGEAITVPLTGWLSARYGAVRVFVWAMVFFGIFSLVSGLANSLGLLVVARIFQGFSGGPLMPLSQTLLMRIFPKEKAAAALGLWSMTTLVAPVLGPILGGYFCDEYSWSWIFYINLPIAFLGGFFAWQLLKRYSEPLIRNPIDRVGLVLLVIWVAALQLILDEGKNLDWFASGKIVALAIIAAIAFAAFIIWELYEEHPVVDLKVFRHRGFTASVLTISLAFAAFFGVSVLTPLWLQNFMGYTATQAGLATAGTGLAAFFVAPLVAQLTTRIDARKLVFGGVIWLGIDTLWRTVATTDMTFWNIAVPLVFLGFGLPFFFIPTTGLALASVEEREMDSAAGLMNFLRTLSGAFATSIVTTTWANQITRNHAELVGLADSDRSVRTMLENSGAPGDAVNQVIDYIITGQSVMLATNQLMWAIGIAFFIAASVIWIAPKPSRVVDPSAGGH; this is encoded by the coding sequence ATGAGTCAAGCCTCACCATCTACCACTGCCGCTGAAAATGATGCCCCGCTTTCCGGGGGCATGCTCTGGCTTGCGGCAATCATCCTCGCGGCAGCAAACTTCATCGCTGTTCTCAACATGACGATCGCCAACGTTGCGGTGCCGAACATCGCCGGCAGCCTGGGGGCGACCGTCAGCCAGGGCACCTGGGTCATTACCTCATACGCCGTAGGCGAGGCCATTACCGTCCCGCTGACCGGCTGGTTGTCGGCACGTTACGGGGCGGTACGGGTCTTCGTCTGGGCGATGGTCTTCTTCGGCATATTCTCCCTGGTATCAGGTCTGGCCAACTCGCTGGGGTTGCTGGTGGTCGCCCGCATCTTTCAAGGCTTTTCCGGCGGACCGCTGATGCCGTTGTCACAAACCCTGCTGATGCGGATCTTCCCCAAGGAAAAAGCAGCCGCTGCCCTGGGGTTATGGTCGATGACGACCCTCGTGGCACCGGTGCTCGGCCCTATTCTGGGCGGTTATTTCTGCGATGAATACAGTTGGTCATGGATTTTCTACATCAACCTGCCGATTGCTTTTCTTGGAGGATTCTTCGCCTGGCAATTGCTGAAGCGCTACAGCGAACCCCTGATCCGCAACCCCATCGACCGGGTGGGCCTGGTCCTGCTCGTCATCTGGGTCGCGGCACTGCAGCTCATACTTGATGAAGGGAAAAACCTCGACTGGTTCGCCTCCGGCAAGATCGTTGCCCTGGCCATTATTGCGGCCATCGCCTTTGCCGCCTTCATTATCTGGGAGCTTTATGAGGAGCATCCCGTCGTCGACCTCAAGGTATTCCGCCATCGCGGGTTCACCGCCTCTGTGCTGACCATCAGCCTGGCGTTTGCCGCCTTCTTCGGGGTCAGCGTACTTACGCCGCTCTGGCTGCAGAATTTCATGGGGTACACCGCCACGCAGGCCGGCCTGGCCACCGCCGGCACCGGGCTTGCCGCGTTTTTCGTTGCTCCGCTGGTGGCCCAGTTGACGACTCGGATCGATGCCCGAAAACTGGTGTTCGGCGGCGTCATCTGGCTGGGTATCGACACCCTGTGGCGCACCGTGGCCACTACCGACATGACCTTCTGGAATATTGCCGTCCCTCTGGTGTTTCTGGGATTCGGCCTCCCGTTCTTTTTCATCCCGACGACCGGATTGGCCCTGGCGAGCGTTGAAGAGCGCGAAATGGATTCCGCCGCGGGTCTGATGAACTTCCTGCGTACCCTGTCCGGTGCCTTTGCCACCTCCATTGTGACCACGACCTGGGCCAACCAGATTACGCGCAACCATGCCGAACTGGTGGGGCTCGCCGACAGTGACCGAAGCGTGAGAACCATGCTCGAAAACTCGGGCGCTCCCGGCGATGCGGTGAATCAGGTTATCGACTACATCATAACCGGCCAAAGCGTCATGCTGGCCACCAACCAATTGATGTGGGCCATCGGCATCGCCTTCTTTATCGCAGCTTCAGTTATCTGGATCGCACCAAAGCCGAGCCGGGTGGTTGACCCGTCAGCCGGCGGGCATTAA